In Deltaproteobacteria bacterium, the genomic stretch TCGCCGACGATGCACCGCGTCGCGACCTCGCGTGCGAGCTCGCCCAGCGCTGGCGCTCGTCCGATCGCGGCGGTCGACCAGCCGGCAGCCGCGAGCTGGCGCAGCAACGCCGCGCCGAGCCCGAGGTTGGCACCGACCACCACGGCCACGCGGGGTCGCACGTCGTTCACAGCGGCGACGGGGCTCCCAGCCCGGGCATCGCGACATGGAACGCCGCCGCCTGGAGGCCGTCGATCCACGCGCGCGTGGCCGGGAACCCATCGAGGCTCACGCGGCCCTCGGGCGCGAGCGCGACGCAGGGGTAGCACGCGAGGTCGGCCACCGAGAGCTCCGCGCCGGCGAGGTAGGGCGTGCGCGCGAGCTGCTGCTCGACCAACGCCAGGCTCGCGCGCGCCGCCTGTTGCACGGCGGCGATGTCCATCGGCACCCCGAGCAAGTAGTGCAGGCGAGCGAGATGGGGACCGTTGTGGATCTCGTTGGCGGCGAACGACAGCCACTGCATCACCTGCGCCGCCGAAAGTGGTGTCGCCCCCAGCCAGGTGCCACCGCGATCGAAGCGACGCGCGAGATACACGAGGATCGCCTGCGCGTCGTAGATGGTCGTGCGCTCATCGGGGTCGACCAACACCGGCACCTGCCCACGGGGGTTTCGCGCGAGGTGTGCCGCCTGCTTGTGCTCGCCCTTCACGACATCGACGACCTCCTCGCGATACGCGAGATCGAATGCGCGCAGCATCAAGCGGACCTTGTGGGTGTTGCCGGAGAGTGGGTGACCGAACAGCGTGAACATGCCGATACTTCTTGTCGCGAAGGCGGCCCCGCTGGTAGACCTATCCATCGAATCGCAACATAGCGATCGCCTATGCCGAACTTCGCTGCCCTGCGCTACGCCGCCGCCGCCGCGCGCACCGGTTCGTTCACCGGCGCCGCGCAGGAGTGCGGCGTGGCCCAGCCCACCGTGTCGAACGCGATCGCGGCGCTCGAAGAGGAACTCGGCGCGCGGATCTTCGAACGTGGCGCGCGGGGCCTCGCCCCCACGCCCGCTGGCCGCACGTTGCTGCCGCTGGTCGACGCCGTGCTCGCCGCGGTGGGCGACCTCGAGCGCGGCGCCCATGCGCTCGCCCATCCCGAGCAACAGGTGCTACGGCTGGGCTTCTCGCCGCTCGTCGGCGCACGCATCGGCCTGTTGATGCAGCCATTCGCACGCGAGCACCGCGACGTCGATGTCATCTACAAGGAGTGCACGGTCGACGACATCGAGGCGCGACTGGCCGGCAACACCGTCGACATCGCCTTCGGCGTCGGGCTCGGACGCGGCAAGGATCGTGGTCGACAGGTGCTCTACCGCGAGCGCCTGCGCTACGTCGCGGCCGGCGGCGCATCGAACACCGAGACCATCGACGTCCACGAGGTCGCGCGGCGTCGCTTGCTGCTCACCGTCGGCGTGTGTGGCCTGGCCGCCGCCACGCGGGCGCTGTTCGAGCGCCATCGCCTGGTCCTCGACGAGTACCGCGGCCAAGCCATGAGCTACGGCGTGTTGCAGGAGTGGGCCGACCTCGGCATCGGCGGCGCGATGCTGCCCGAGTCGCTCATCCGCGGCGGACCGCACGGCCATCCGGTGGTGATGGCAGGCGGCAAACCCGTCGCGCTCACGTTCGAGGCGGTGTGGCGCAAGGACCTGCTCGTCGCCGCCCACGTCATCGACGCCGTGCGCTACCTGAGGACCATCGTGCCCACGCTGGCGCGCGGCATGGCGTTGACTTCGCCGGCTTCGCGGTGAGCCCCGGCGCGCCCGCGCTCGGGCATCATCGAGGCGACGCCATGTGTCGCAACATCCGCACGCTCTTCAACTTCGCACCGCCGGCGACCGAGGAGGAAGTCCAGGCCGCCGCGCTGCAGTTCGTTCGCAAGCTCAGCGGCTTCACGCGCCCGTCGCAGGCCAACCGTGAGGCCTTCGACGTCGCCGTCGATCGCGTGACCGTGGTCGCGCGCGATCTGCTGGCCTCGCTCACCACCACCGCGCCACCGCGCGACCGCGACGAGGAGGCCGCCAAGGCCCGCATCCGCTCGCTGCGTCGCTTCGGCGACTAGACGCGTGCTCGACGGTCCAGCGCCGCACGAGCGTGAGCTCGAGGCACTCGAACGGCGGCCGGGCGCAGCGCGAACGCCCGAGCCGCCGTCACTGGCGGGAGGTTCTCAGCGCCGCGACATGAACAGGCGCAGCACGTACCAGAACAGCAGCGCGACCGCGGAGAACAGCGCGAGTGCAGCGGCGACGTGCTGGGTCGTGCGGTAGGTGCGGATGACGTTCGAGGTGTAGAAGAGGATGTAGCCCGACGCGAAGAGGATCATCGCGATGCTGAAGACGTTGCCGAGCTGGAAGCCGAACACGAGGCTGGAGACGACCAGGCCCATCGCGGCGATGCCGGCGATCGACAGCGCGCCGCGCATGAACGAGAAGTCGCGCTTGCTGATGAACACATAGGCGGTCATCGCGGCGAACATCGCCATCGTGGTGACGCCGGCGGTGAGGATGACATCGCCGCCCACGAAATTGCGGGCGATGTACAGCATCGGCACGAAGATGATCGACTCGGCGACGGTGTAGAGCAGCAGTCCGAGGTACTGCGTGCCCAGCGAGGTCGAGCCGCTGGCCCACTTCTCGGCGATCCAGCTGACCCCGACGAACGCCAGCAACACGACGCCCCACGACGCCCGCGTCGAGACCATCAGCTGCGTCATCGAGCCGACGAACGGCATCATCTGCAGGATCGTCGACAGCACGACGAACACCAGGATCGCGCCACCCAAGTGCAGGTAGGTGCGCTCGATGAAGCGCGCACGCGCCTGCGGCGACGCGTCAGCTGCGAGCACATCCTCGATGGCAACACCGACGGGCGCCCCCATCGGCATCCCCATCATCGGCATCGGCCCCTGCGGCGGATACGGCTGCTGCGGATACGGCTGCTGCGGATACGGCTGCTGCGGATACGGCTGCTGTGCCTGCTGCGGGTACGGCTGCTGCGCCTGCTGCGGATACGGCTGCTGCGGGTACGGCTGCTGTGCCTGCTGCGGGTACGGCTGCTGTGCCTGCTGCGGGTACGGCTGCTGCGGGTACGGCTGCTGCGGGTACGGCTGCTGCGGATACGGCTGGTTGGGCTGGTTCATGGGTGGTCGTCCGGCGGTCTCGCTCGCTGCAAGCTCCGCGCGCGGCGAAAGCCTGGAATCCAGCGTGCGGTTCGGGGTCACGCTTGCCCATGTCGGGCGATGTTGGGTTTCCTTCTCGTACGGAGCTGCCCAGCTTGGGCATGGGATCGATGGGCCGCGTCCTTGGCCGCCCGGTGATGTTCGAGGGCAGCGCTAGGGGCTGAGCTGTGCGACCCACAGGTCCCGCGCGTCGGTGCCGACGTCGAGTGCACCGGTCACGTAGATGACCCCCGCATCGTCGATGAAGGCGTCGCGGCCGTAGTCGGGCCCGGCCGCACCGCCGGGGTACTTGCGCGACCACTTGACGTCGCCGTCCGCGGATACGCGGCGCACCAACGCCGCCCGTACGGTCGCTTCGATCTCGCCGCCGACCATCACGAGGTCACCGTCGGGCGCCCGACCGAGCCCGCTGCAGTGCGCGCCCTCCATGGTCTCGCCGAGGTACTGATCGGTCCACACGATCACGCCGTCGCTGTCGTAGCGGCGCAGGAAAGTCTGCCACGGCTGGTTGACGGTGCCCTGGTAGCCGCACACGTACGCGTCGTCGTCGTCGTCCACCTCGACGGCGATGAGATAGTCGTCGAGGCTCGCGGCACCGTTGGTCCCGCGCGACCACAGCAGGTTGCCGTCGACGTCGTACTTGCCCAGCCACATGTTGAAGGCCTCGGCCGCGACGAACTCGGTGCCCGCGACATAGATGTCGCCACCGACGGTTGCGGCCACGCCGTAGCCGCGATCGTCACCGAGCGCCGCGCCGCCGTAGCTGCGGGTCCAGGCCACCGTGCCGTCGGGTCCGAACTTGCGCAGCATGATCTCTTGACCCGCCGCGGTGCTGTCGTGGTAGCCGACCACGATGACGTTGCCTGCATCGTCGATCGCGACGTTCTGCACCACCGTGCTCGCGGCCGCCGACGGTGCATCGAAGGCGCTGACCCACAGATCCGCGCCGAAGGTGTCGACCTTGCGGACGAGGCCGTCGTTGCTGGCATCGGCGCCGCTCTGGTAGCCGACCGCGTACACACTGCCGTCGGCATCGAGCCCGACGCCGGTGAAGTTGTCGTTGCCGGCGCCCGGGCCGGCGTGCATGACCGTCCAGTACGCGCCACCCATGGGGCTGTAGCGACGCACCCAACCGTCGTTGCCGCCAGCCGCAGTCGCGACGTAGCCGACCACGACGAAGTTGCCAGCCGCATCCACGCTCACGCCGAAGCCCTCGTCGACCCCTGCGAGTCCCGAGCCGACCGTCTGCTCCCACAGGATCTCGCCCGACGGCGTGCAGTCGGCGTTGCAGCCGTCGGCGTCGTCGGTGTTGCCGTCGTCGCAGATCTCGTTGACGTCGAGGTTGCCGTCGCCACACACCGCCGGACCACCGCCGTCGTCGTCGTCGGCGTTGGTTAGACTCGTCGGCAGCGTGCCCGAGCTGCCCTCGTCGAGCGTCGCGACCATGGTGGTGACCGCACCGCCGTCGGAGCCACCGCTGCTCCCGACCGACGATCCGGTGTCGTCCTCACCCATCGAACGCCCACCCTGCCCCGCCGCACACGCCCTGAGTGCGAGGCAGGCGAGCTAACTTTATGGTCGACGCGACGAAGGACACGAAGCCATGGCACCACGATAGCAACCCATCGGGGTGCGATACCAGGTGCTGCACCGGGGCAGACGCGGGGGCGACGGGCCGCACGCACCTCGCAAAGTGTTCAGGGCCGGCGACGCGCGGGCGCAATCGCGACTACACTCTCGCCCGAAGCGAACGTGGCGTCCTCCAGTGATCTCTCGCAGCTCGAGGTGTTCGTCCGCGTCGTCACGGACGGGGGCTTCACTGCCGCGGCCGATGGGCTCGGCGTTTCGAAGTCATTCGTGAGCCGACAGATCGGGCACCTCGAAGACCGGCTCGGCGCGCGCCTGCTCAACCGCACCACCCGCAAGCTGACCCTCACCGACATCGGCGCGGTGTTCTACGAGCGGTGCCGCCGCATCCTCGACGAGCTCGCCGAGGCCGAGGGCGCGGTCACGAACCTGCAGTCGGCGCCGCGCGGGATGCTGCGCATCGCCGCGCCCATGAGCTTCGGCGTCGGTCACGTCGCGCCGGCGGTCGCGGAGTTCCTCCATCGCCACCCGGAGCTGTCGGTGAACATCGACTTCTCCGATCGACGGGTCGATCTGCTCGACGAGGGCTTCGACCTCGCGATCCGCATCGGCGCGCTCGCGGACTCCAGCATGATCGCGCGCAAGCTGGCGACGACGCACCTCGTCGTGGTCGCCAGCCCGGCCTACCTCGCCGCGCACCCGGAGATCGAGACGCCGGCCGACCTCCGCGATCACGAGTGCCTGCAGTACGCGTACAGCCCCACCGGGCAGCAGTGGCGACTCACCGACGGGAAAACCACCGTGACGGTCGAGGCCACCGGCCGCGTGACCGGCAACAACGGCGAGGGCCTCGCGCAGTTCGCCGCGGCCGGCCTCGGCTGCGCACTCATGCCCGACTTCATCATCGCAGGGCCGCTCACGCGCGGCGAGGTCGTGCGCGTGCTGCCGGGTTGGTGCCAGGCCAGCGCGGTCTCGGCGGTCTACCCCCACAATCGCCACCTCTCCGCCAAGGTCCGCGTGTTCGTCGACTTCCTCGCCGAGCGGTGGAGCGACCCGCCGTGGCAGACCGAAGACTGCCAGCGCGGGTGAGCGCGCACGACGGGCTCGTCGCGGTTTGCCCCCGCGTGCGACGTGAGCGAAGATCGTGACCCTGGACCCGCACGACACGCCGGTGGGAGCGACCGTACGCGACGACCTCATCGACGCGCGCGACGAGTTCTTCATGCGCGAGGCGCTGCGCGTCGCAGCGCAGGCCGAGCGCGCCGGCGATGTGCCGGTGGGTGCGATCGTCGTCGACGGCGATCGCATCGTCGGCATCGGCCGCAACCGCCGCGAGTGCGACGCCGACCCGGCCGCCCACGCCGAGGTCGTCGCGCTGCGCGACGCGTGTCGCGGCCGCAACCGTTGGCGGGTCGACGGCGCGACGCTCTACGTCACGCTCGAGCCGTGCCCGATGTGCGCCGGCGCGATCGTCAACGCCCGCGTCGGGCGGCTGGTGTACGGCGCGGCCGATCCCAAGGCCGGCGCAGTGCGATCGCTCTACAACATCTGCGACGATCCGCGCCTCAACCACCGCCTCGCGATCACCCCCGGGGTGCTCGCGGGCGAGTGCGGCGCGGTGCTGTCGGCGTTCTTCCAGCGCGCGCGAGAGCGCCGACGCAGCGGCGCCGGAGGCCCACGCCCATGACCGGCAAGCGCACGAAGCTGCCGACCGGCGCCAACACGGTGGCCGACGAGCTCGCGGCGGTGCAGCGCATCCTCGCGCGCGAGCGACTCAGCATCGACGACCCGCAACCCGGCCGCACGTGCTTCCTGTCGCACCTCGGCGCGCAGCCGCGGCTGGTGCCGGGGCCGTGGGTCGGACATCGCGATCTGCTGTACGCGCTGGCGCTCGCCAACCTCTCGCAGTCCCAGCGCGTGAGCCTGGCGCGTGCGGTGATGATCGAGCACGAGCGCGAGTTCGGCGTGGGCCACCTGCAGCTGACGCCGACCTCCTCGGGCCTGCCGTTCGGCGGCAGCTCGTTGTGGCTGCGCCATCGCACCGGCGGGCCCTCGTGCCTGTACACCTGGGCGCTCGCGCCGACCGCCAAGCCGAGCGCCTGCGATTGGTTGTTGCTGCGCGCGCAACCCGAGTGGGCCATCGAGACCCCGCCACCGGTGCTCAAGGCCGAGAGCCTCGAGGTGCTCGCGGCGCTCGGCGGCGAGGTCGTGGTGTTGGTGCCGAGCGCCGTGGGTGCGGTGCAGATCGCGAAGGTCTGCGCGGGCAAGGTCGCGGTCGCGGCGCATCCACGGTTCGCACCCCACGTCGAGGGCCACGATCCCGAGGCCCCGGTGCTGCTGTGGCCGCACGACGCGCTCGATGGCGCCGGCCTTCGTCGGCACGAGATCGCGGCGCTGGTCCTGGTCGGCGCACCCGAGGTCATTCGTCGCGACGCCGAGGCCTGGCGCGCGCGCCTGGGCCCGCGGGGCGAGGCGGTCGAGCTGGTCGAGGTCACATGCCCGGGCCGCACCGACCGCGACGGCGTGATCGATTTCTGGGAGGCGTGCGGGCGGCCGAAGGTGCTGCTGCGTGGCGATCCTCGCTGGGTTGCCACCGGCGCCCACGCCCTCGCGCAGTGCGGCGCAGGGGTCGAGGTGCAGCCCGACGCGACCCAGCTGGAGTTCTTCTAGCGTCCCGATCTGCACCCGAGCGGTGCGCCCACGACGACGCCGGCCTCACCCTGACGAGGGACACGAACACGACCGCGGCCGCACGTTTGTGATCCGCGCCGTGCGCCCGTATATCATGGGGCCCGCCCCGTGGCCGACGTCAACGAGCCCCTTCGCATTCCGCCGTGGATTCCGGTGGTCCTCGGCATCGGTGGACTGGCCGCTTCGCTCGGTGGCGTGCAGCCGGTGATCGCCGGCGCGCTCGCGCTGGTGGCCGGCGTGGCAGGGTGGATGATCGGTGGCGAGGCCAACGCGGAGCTGCGGACCAGCCACCAGCTGCGCGAGCAGCTGGGCAAGCTCGAGGCCGAGTTGCAGGCGGCCCGCTCGCAGCCGGCACTGCCATCGGCGGAGCTCGATCGACTGCGCGCCGAGCTGAGTGCGGCGCGCGAACGGGCCGCCAGCGCCACGCGCGAGGTCGATGGTCAGGTCAACGAGCAGGTCACCGCGCAGGTCACCGCGCGCATCGAGACCGCGACCGCACGCATCCGCGAGCTCGAGGTCGAGCTCGAGCGTGCGCGCACCCGCAGCGGACAGCTCGAGCGCGATCTCGAGGCCAAGGGCGCGACGCCGACGGCCCTGCGTCCGCTGCTCGACGAGTTCGGTCGCGACTTCGACCACGAGCTCAGCAAGGTCGAAGAGACCCGCGCGGCGCTCACGACCATGAGTGACAACCTCCAGGGCATCAGCAGCTCGGTCGAGTCGCTGGCCAGCAACGCCGAGGAGAGCTCGAGCTCGATCCTCGAGATGGCGGCCGCGAACGACGAGGTCGCCGAGAGCATGCTGAACCTCGCGGCCTCGGTGCAGCAGACCGCGACCTCGATCGAAGAGATGACCTTCTCGGTGAAGGAGGTCGCCAAGAACATCGAGGCCCTCTCGTCGACCGCCGAAGAGACCTCGAGCGCGATGAACGAGATGGACATCTCGATCCAGCAGGTCGAGAACAACGCCAACGAGACCGCGCAGCTGTCCGAAGAGGTGGTCTGGGCCGCCGAGGGTGGCGTCGACGCCATCAACCAGACCATCGAAGTCATCAACATGATCAAGAAGTCGGCCGCCGACGCGGTCGCCGTCATCGCGCGCCTGGGCGACCGCATCGACGAGATCGGCAAGATCCTCAGCGTCATCGACGACGTCTCCGAGCAGACCAACCTGCTCGCGCTCAACGCCGCCATCATCGCCGCCCAGGCCGGCGAGCACGGCAAGGGCTTCGCGGTGGTCGCCGACGAGATCAAGGACCTCGCCGAGCGCTCCGCCACCAGCACCAAGGAAATCGCCGAGATCATCAAGGCGGTGCAGCGCGAGAGCAAGAACGCCGTCGCGGCGGTGCAGCGCTCGAGCAAGAGCGTCGACGACGGCGTGCGCGTCAGCCATCAGGCCGAGGACGCGCTCAAGCGCATCAGCGACGCCGCCCGGCGCTCGACGCAGATGGTCCGCGAGATCGCGCGTGCCACCGTCGAGCAGACCAAGGGCAGCAAGCAGGTCACCGACGCCATCAACGTCGTCGCCACCACCGTGCAGCAGGTCGCGACCGCCACCGCCGAGCAAGCCCGCGGCGCCGAGCAGATCATGCGCTCGGCCGAGAAGATGAAGGCCATCACCCGGCACGTCGAGCGCTCCACCCAGGAGCAGACCCGTGGCAGCCGGCAGATCACCCGCGCGGTCGAGACCATCAGCGACATGGTGAACCAGCTCGGCGACGCCCACCGCAC encodes the following:
- a CDS encoding glutathione S-transferase family protein; translated protein: MDRSTSGAAFATRSIGMFTLFGHPLSGNTHKVRLMLRAFDLAYREEVVDVVKGEHKQAAHLARNPRGQVPVLVDPDERTTIYDAQAILVYLARRFDRGGTWLGATPLSAAQVMQWLSFAANEIHNGPHLARLHYLLGVPMDIAAVQQAARASLALVEQQLARTPYLAGAELSVADLACYPCVALAPEGRVSLDGFPATRAWIDGLQAAAFHVAMPGLGAPSPL
- a CDS encoding LysR family transcriptional regulator → MPNFAALRYAAAAARTGSFTGAAQECGVAQPTVSNAIAALEEELGARIFERGARGLAPTPAGRTLLPLVDAVLAAVGDLERGAHALAHPEQQVLRLGFSPLVGARIGLLMQPFAREHRDVDVIYKECTVDDIEARLAGNTVDIAFGVGLGRGKDRGRQVLYRERLRYVAAGGASNTETIDVHEVARRRLLLTVGVCGLAAATRALFERHRLVLDEYRGQAMSYGVLQEWADLGIGGAMLPESLIRGGPHGHPVVMAGGKPVALTFEAVWRKDLLVAAHVIDAVRYLRTIVPTLARGMALTSPASR
- a CDS encoding DUF2277 domain-containing protein, producing the protein MCRNIRTLFNFAPPATEEEVQAAALQFVRKLSGFTRPSQANREAFDVAVDRVTVVARDLLASLTTTAPPRDRDEEAAKARIRSLRRFGD
- a CDS encoding Bax inhibitor-1/YccA family protein, with amino-acid sequence MGAPVGVAIEDVLAADASPQARARFIERTYLHLGGAILVFVVLSTILQMMPFVGSMTQLMVSTRASWGVVLLAFVGVSWIAEKWASGSTSLGTQYLGLLLYTVAESIIFVPMLYIARNFVGGDVILTAGVTTMAMFAAMTAYVFISKRDFSFMRGALSIAGIAAMGLVVSSLVFGFQLGNVFSIAMILFASGYILFYTSNVIRTYRTTQHVAAALALFSAVALLFWYVLRLFMSRR
- a CDS encoding LysR family transcriptional regulator, producing the protein MASSSDLSQLEVFVRVVTDGGFTAAADGLGVSKSFVSRQIGHLEDRLGARLLNRTTRKLTLTDIGAVFYERCRRILDELAEAEGAVTNLQSAPRGMLRIAAPMSFGVGHVAPAVAEFLHRHPELSVNIDFSDRRVDLLDEGFDLAIRIGALADSSMIARKLATTHLVVVASPAYLAAHPEIETPADLRDHECLQYAYSPTGQQWRLTDGKTTVTVEATGRVTGNNGEGLAQFAAAGLGCALMPDFIIAGPLTRGEVVRVLPGWCQASAVSAVYPHNRHLSAKVRVFVDFLAERWSDPPWQTEDCQRG
- a CDS encoding nucleoside deaminase; this translates as MREALRVAAQAERAGDVPVGAIVVDGDRIVGIGRNRRECDADPAAHAEVVALRDACRGRNRWRVDGATLYVTLEPCPMCAGAIVNARVGRLVYGAADPKAGAVRSLYNICDDPRLNHRLAITPGVLAGECGAVLSAFFQRARERRRSGAGGPRP